One genomic region from Streptomyces sp. Li-HN-5-11 encodes:
- a CDS encoding alpha/beta fold hydrolase, with product MIFKTTSPRTRRPALRKVRTTAAPRPLRHRLDPAAVEEIPFHAGDGVRLGLTRVGTGRADRPAVLLLHGHTASADMFLLPETRNLVDVLLDDGYEPWLLDWRGSCRLPYNETGRRYTYDDVALYDIPAAVSHIRERIGDRPLFVVAHCIGSLSLSLSMTAGLVPGLAGVVSQGVFLTPKLAGRTSLRMSLAGELLKTRIDHIPVDFRTVGLWSKYTPLFALASRGASCPDPTCQILHNSAWGTGASLFLHENLTETTHGRLAELLGPAPLWILPHLRRIELARSVVRWHDTDHRYDALPPNALDAAGRIDTPVLLLAGSENGLWLDSQKLCHDVLARRQPQLDVRYTEIPGYGHLDTFLGRGAALDVFGHILDFLAERR from the coding sequence ATGATCTTCAAGACGACCAGTCCCAGGACCCGCAGGCCCGCGCTCCGCAAGGTCAGGACCACCGCGGCCCCGCGCCCCCTGCGCCACCGCCTCGACCCGGCGGCCGTGGAGGAGATCCCCTTCCACGCGGGCGACGGCGTCCGGCTCGGTCTGACCCGCGTCGGCACCGGCCGCGCGGACCGCCCCGCCGTGCTGCTCCTGCATGGCCACACCGCGTCCGCCGACATGTTCCTGCTGCCCGAGACCCGCAACCTCGTCGACGTGCTCCTCGACGACGGTTACGAGCCGTGGCTGCTGGACTGGAGGGGCAGCTGCCGCCTGCCGTACAACGAGACCGGCCGGCGGTACACCTACGACGACGTCGCCCTGTACGACATCCCCGCCGCCGTCTCCCACATCCGCGAACGCATCGGCGACCGCCCGCTGTTCGTGGTCGCGCACTGCATCGGCTCGCTCTCCCTCTCCCTGAGCATGACGGCGGGGCTGGTGCCGGGGCTGGCGGGCGTGGTGTCCCAGGGGGTCTTCCTGACCCCGAAGCTCGCCGGCCGCACCTCGCTGCGCATGTCGCTGGCGGGGGAACTGCTGAAGACCCGGATCGACCACATCCCGGTGGACTTCCGGACGGTGGGCCTGTGGTCGAAGTACACCCCGCTGTTCGCGCTGGCCTCGCGCGGGGCGAGCTGCCCGGACCCGACCTGCCAGATCCTGCACAACTCGGCGTGGGGCACGGGGGCCTCCCTCTTCCTGCACGAGAACCTGACCGAGACGACCCACGGCCGGCTCGCCGAACTCCTCGGCCCCGCGCCGCTGTGGATCCTGCCCCATCTGCGCCGCATCGAACTGGCCCGCAGCGTGGTCCGCTGGCACGACACCGACCACCGCTATGACGCCCTGCCGCCCAACGCGCTGGACGCGGCCGGCCGCATCGACACCCCCGTCCTGCTGCTCGCCGGCAGCGAGAACGGGCTGTGGCTGGACTCCCAGAAGCTCTGCCACGACGTGCTCGCCCGCCGGCAGCCGCAGCTGGACGTGAGATACACCGAGATCCCCGGCTACGGCCACCTGGACACGTTCCTGGGCCGGGGCGCCGCCCTGGACGTCTTCGGTCACATCCTCGACTTCCTCGCCGAACGGCGGTGA
- a CDS encoding alpha/beta fold hydrolase: MPQLEVDGAVLTYDDEGPRDGDGVPLVFVHGWTADRHRWDHQLEHFSAKRRVVRLDLRGHGESGGAGARTIEEPARDVLALLDHLEIDRCVPIGHSMGGMIAQTIALGHPERVERLVLVNSISRMTYSRGRGLLMAASTLVPFKLFVAANIQRAFAPGYPREEVRRHIRASASTPREVVMTCYSAMRDFDVLDRVGEIRVPTLLVHGYHDIQLPVRQMLRMAKACPDAEVRIIDAGHELPVEKPAELTAALDRFVTGRS, from the coding sequence ATGCCGCAGCTCGAAGTCGACGGCGCCGTACTCACATACGACGACGAGGGCCCGCGCGACGGTGACGGCGTGCCCCTGGTGTTCGTGCACGGCTGGACGGCGGACCGGCACCGCTGGGACCACCAGCTCGAGCACTTCTCCGCCAAGCGCAGGGTCGTCCGGCTCGATCTGCGCGGGCACGGGGAGAGCGGCGGGGCGGGGGCCCGGACGATCGAGGAACCGGCCCGGGACGTCCTGGCTCTCCTGGACCACCTTGAGATCGACCGGTGCGTTCCGATCGGCCACTCGATGGGAGGGATGATCGCGCAGACGATCGCCCTCGGCCACCCCGAGCGGGTCGAGCGCCTGGTGCTGGTGAACTCCATCAGCCGGATGACCTACAGCCGGGGGAGAGGGCTGCTGATGGCCGCGTCGACGCTCGTGCCGTTCAAGCTGTTCGTCGCCGCCAACATCCAGCGCGCCTTCGCCCCCGGCTATCCGCGCGAGGAGGTCCGCCGCCACATCCGGGCCTCCGCATCCACCCCGCGCGAGGTCGTCATGACGTGCTACTCGGCGATGCGGGACTTCGACGTCCTGGACCGGGTGGGCGAGATCCGCGTGCCCACCCTGCTCGTGCACGGCTACCACGACATCCAGCTGCCGGTGCGGCAGATGCTGCGGATGGCGAAGGCCTGCCCGGACGCGGAGGTCCGCATCATCGACGCGGGCCACGAGCTCCCCGTGGAGAAACCGGCCGAACTGACCGCGGCCCTCGACCGGTTCGTCACCGGCAGGTCCTGA